The genomic DNA AGCTCACGGCCGTCGAGGTCACCGAGGCCCACCTGGCCCGGATCGACGCCATCGACGAGAAGGTCCACGCGTTCCTGCACGTCGACCGGGACGGCGCGCTCGCGCAGGCCCGCGCCGTCGACGCGAAGCGGGCCGCGGGCGAGAAGCTCGGCCCGCTGGCCGGCGTACCGCTCGCGCTGAAGGACATCTTCACGACCAAGGACATGCCGACCACCGTCGGCTCGAAGATCCTCGAAGGCTGGGTCCCGCCGTACGACGCGACCCTGACGCGGCGCCTCCGGGCCGCCGACGTCGTCATCCTCGGCAAGACCAACATGGACGAGTTCGCCATGGGGTCCTCCACCGAGAACAGCGCCTACGGCCCGACCGGCAACCCGTGGGACCTCACCCGTATCCCGGGCGGCTCCGGCGGCGGCTCCGCGGCCGCGCTCGCCTCGTTCGAGGCCCCGCTCGCCATCGGCACGGACACCGGCGGCTCCATCCGCCAGCCCGCCGCCGTCACCGGCACCGTCGGCGTCAAGCCCACCTACGGCGGCGTCTCCCGCTACGGCATGGTCGCCTTCTCGTCCTCCCTGGACCAGGGCGGGCCCTGCGCCCGTACGGTCCTGGACGCGGCGCTGCTGCACGAGGCCATCGGCGGCCACGACCCGCTCGACTCGACGTCCATCGACGCCCCGGTCCCGCCGGTCGTCGAGGCCGCCCGCAACGGCTCCGTACAGGGCATGCGGGTCGGCGTCGTGAAGCAGTTCTCGGGCGAGGGCTACCAGGCCGGTGTCGTCCAGCGGTTCAACGAGTCGGTCGAGCTGCTGAAGTCGCTCGGCGCCACGGTCGTCGAGCTCGACTGCCCGTCCTTCGACCTGGCCCTGTCGGCGTACTACCTGATCGCGCCGTCCGAGTGCTCCTCGAACCTGGCCCGCTTCGACGCCATGCGCTACGGCCTGCGCGTCGGCGACGACGGCACGAAGTCCGCCGAGGAGGTCACCGCGCTCACCCGCGAGGCCGGCTTCGGCGACGAGGTCAAGCGCCGCGTCATCCTCGGTACGTACGCGCTCAGCTCCGGCTACTACGACGCGTACTACGGCTCGGCCCAGAAGGTCCGCACCCTCATCACCCGGGACTTCGAGAAGGCGTTCGAGCAGGTGGACGTCATCGTCTCCCCGACGACGCCCACCACCGCCTTCCCGATCGGCGAGCGCGCCGACGACCCGATGGCGATGTACCTCGCGGACCTGTGCACCATCCCGACCAACCTCGCAGGCAACTCCGCCATGTCGCTGCCCTGCGGCCTGGCCCCGGAGGACGGTCTGCCGGTCGGGCTCCAGATCATCGCCCCCGCCATGAAGGACGACCGTCTCTACAAGGTCGGAGCGGCCGTCGAGGCCGCATTCGTGGAAAAGTGGGGGCACCCGCTGCTGGAGGAGGCTCCGTCACTGTGAGCGCACTGACCAAGGCCAAGGGCTTCAAGAAGTCCAAGACCGGTACGTACCTGTCCATCGGCACCACCGCTTTCGGCGCAGTCGGCGTCATCAAGCAGGCCAGGAAGGCCCGCTTCGAAGGCGACACGCTCCGGCTGATCGACGCCGTCGTCTCCGCCGCCGCCATCGCCACCGGTGTCGCCCTGCTGCTGCGCGAGCTGAAGCGCATCGGCGACGACGACGTTCTGCTGGGCTGAGAGGGAAAGTTTCACCGTGACTGTCACTGACCTGGTGCCGTACGAGGACGCCCTCGCGTCCTACGACCCCGTCATGGGCCTCGAAGTCCATGTCGAGCTCGGCACCAAGACCAAGATGTTCTGCGGCTGCTCCACGGAGCTCAAGCAGGACGCCAACTCACAGACCTGTCCGGTCTGTCTCGGGCTGCCCGGCGCGCTGCCGGTCGTCAACGAGATCGGCGTCGAGTCCGCCATCAAGATCGGTCTCGCGCTGAACTGCGAGATCGCCGAGTGGTGCCGCTTCGCCCGGAAGAACTACTTCTATCCGGACATGCCGAAGAACTTCCAGACCTCCCAGTACGACGAGCCGATCGCCTTCAACGGCTATCTGGACGTCCAGCTGGAGGACGGCGAGATCTTCCGTGTGCAGATCGAGCGCGCCCACATGGAGGAGGACACCGGCAAGTCGACGCACGTCGGCGGTGCCACCGGCCGTATCCACGGCGCGTCCCACTCCCTGCTCGACTACAACCGCGCCGGCATCCCGCTCATCGAGATCGTCACCAAGCCGATCGAGGGAGCGGGCGCCCGCGCCCCCGAGGTGGCCAAGGCGTACGTCGCCGAGCTGCGCGAGCTCATCAAGGCGCTCGGTGTGTCCGAGGCCCGCATGGAGATGGGCCAGATGCGCTGCGACGTGAACCTGTCGCTGCGCCCCAACGGCACCGAGAAGTTCGGTACGCGCTCCGAGACGAAGAACGTGAACTCGCTGCGTTCCGTCGAGCGTGCCGCCCGCTTCGAGATCCAGCGGCACGCCGCCGTACTGAACTCCGGCGGCACGATCGTGCAGGAGACCCGGCACTTCCACGAGGAGGACGGCTCCACCACCGCCGGCCGCATCAAGGACAACGCCGAGGACTACCGCTACTTCCCGGAGCCCGACCTGGTGCCGGTCGCGCCGGCCCGCGAGTGGGTCGAGGAGCTCGGCCGGAACCTCCCCGAGCTGCCCCGGCTGCGCCGCGCGCGGCTCAAGGAGGAGTGGGGTGTCTCCGAGCACGACATGCAGTCCATCCTCAACGCGGGCGCGGTCGACCTGATCGTCGCCACGACGGAGGCCGGTGCCCCCTCGGACCAGGCCCGCAAGTGGTGGATGGGCGAGCTGGCCCGCAACGCCAACGAGACCGGCCGCGGCCTCGACGAGCTCCCCATCACCCCGGCGCAGGTCGCCAGGGTGGCCGAGCTCGTCACCTCGGGCGACCTCAACGACAAGCTGGCCCGCCAGGTCATCGAGGGTGTCCTCGCGGGTGAGGGCGACCCGGACACCGTCGTCGAGAAGCGCGGCCTGAAGGTCGTCTCCGACGAGGGCGCGCTGGGCACGGCCGTCGACGAGGCCATCGCCGCGAACGCGGCCATCGCGGACAAGATCCGCGGCGGCAAGGTCGCGGCGGCGGGCGCGCTCGTCGGCGCGGTCATGAAGGCGACCCGCGGCCAGGCGGACGCGGCCCGGGTGCGTGAGCTGATCCTGGAGAAGCTCGGCGTCGAGGGCTGAGCCCGTCCCGTACGTCCCTGGAGGGGCGGTGCACCCGTGGTCCGGGACGCACCGCCCCTTTCGACCGCTCCGGAGTGTCCGCTGAACACCGTCATGGCCGGGATCCTGTCCGCCGCGCTGCTGCTCGCGGTGCTGGCGTTCGCGGTCGTACGCCCCAGAGGGCTGCCGGAGGCGGTCGTGGCCGTCCCGGCCGCGCTGCTGGTCGTCGGGGCCGGGATGGTGCCGTTCGACGCGGCACTGGCCCGGACGGCAGATCTGCTGCCGGTCGTCGGATTCCTCGCGGCCATCCTCGTCCTGGCCCAGCTCTGCGCCGACGAGGGGCTGTTCACCGCGGCCGGGAACCTCGTCGCCCGCGTCTGCGGAGGCCGGACCGGTCCGTTGCTGGGCGGGGTCTTCGCCGTCGCCGCGCTGATCACCGCCGTCCTCAGCCTGGACGCGACGGTGGTCCTGCTCACCCCGGTCGTCCTCGCGACGGCCGCCCGCGTCGGCGCCCGGCCCCGCCCGTACGTCTACGCCTGCGCGCACCTGGCCAATTCGGCGTCCCTGCTGCTCCCGGTCTCCAATCTGACCAATCTGCTGGCGTTCACCGCGAGCGGGCTGTCCTTCACCCGGTTCGCGGCGCTGATGACCCTGCCCTGGCTGGGGGCCATCGCCGTCGAGTACGTGATCTTCCGCCGCGCGTTCGCCGCGGATCTGGCGGCCGGGGCGCAGCCGCCGGAGCCGCGGCAGGAGCGGGAGCCGAGGCGGGAGTGGGAGCCGGAGCCGCGGCTGGAACCGGAGCCGCGACAGGAGCGGGAGGAAACCGGAGTCCCCGTCTTCACGCTCGTCGTCCTCGCGTTCACCCTGGCCGGCTTCGTCCTCACCTCGTTCGCGGGCGCGGAGCCGCTGTGGGCGGCGCTGGCCGGCGCTTCGGTGCTCGCGGTCCGGGCCCTGGGGCAGCGCCGGACGACGGCCCGGGGACTGGTACGGGCCGCCAACCCGCTGTTCTGCCTCTTCGTGCTCGCTCTGGGCGTCGTGGTGGAGGCCGTCGTCGACCATGGGCTCGGCTCCGGCATCGGCGCGCTCCTGCCGGACGGCTCCTCGCTCCCCGACCTGCTCGCGGTCGCGGCGGTGGCCGCCGTACTGGCCAATCTGATCAACAACCTGCCGGCGATCCTGGCCCTGCTCCCGGTCGTCGCGGCGGCCGGTCCCGGACCAATGCTGGCCGCCCTGATCGGGGTCAACCTCGGCCCGAACCTCACCTACGTCGGCTCGCTGGCGACCCTGCTGTGGCGCCGCATCCTGCACGTCCACGGCATGGAACCGGAACTCGGCCATTTCACCCGGCTCGGGCTGGTGGCGGTACCCGCGACGCTGGCGGTGTCGACGGTCGCGCTGTGGGGGTCGCTGAGGCTGATCGGGGTGTGAGCAACGGCGGCCGGGCGGGCGGTCCGCCGGTCGCGGCCCGGGGGCTGCCGCTTGGACTTTCCGGGACCACCTCTTGGACGTTCACCGCCATGCCGTGCAGCGGTCTTCCCGCAGCCATCTGGCTTGACTAACTTCCCCGCCGTACCACCGGAATCGGGAGGCTCACTTGACCACGGACATTTCACGGCGTCGGCTCTTCGCGCTCGGCGGCGGCGCACTCGGCGCCGCGGCGGCCGGATCGTTCCTGCCACCGTCGCTCCAGGCCGCGATAGCCGCCCAGCCCGCTGCGGCGGGGGCGGGCCGTGACGGTCTGGGCGCCATCAAGCATGTGGTGATCCTGATGCAGGAGAACCGTTCCTTCGATCACTACTTCGGGACGCTGCGCGGGGTGCGCGGCTTCGGCGACCGCAACGCGATCGAACTCCCTTCGGGCAGGTCCGTCTTCGAGCAGCCGGGTCCGCTGGGCACCACCGTGCTGCCGTTCCCGGTGCGGGGGGCCGCCGAGACCCAGAAGAAGGACCTCCAGTACATCGGCGCCCTCGACCACTCCTGGAGCGGTGGCTCCAAGGCCTGGGCCGGTGGCTGGATGAACGGCTGGATCACCGCGAAGACGGCCGCCACGATGGCGTACTACGACCGCCGCGACATCCCGCTGCACTACGAACTCGCCGACACCTTCACGGTCTGCGACGCCTACCACTCCTCGATCCACACGTCGACCAGCCCCAACCGCAACCACCTGTGGAGCGGGAAGACGGGCAACGAGCCGAACGGCAAGCGGGCCGTCGGCAACGACGCGTACAACGAGGGCACCCACCCCGGCTACGACTGGAGCACCTACGCGGAGCGGCTGGAGAAGGCCGGGCGCAGCTGGCGGACGTACACCGAGTGGGAGAATTTCACCGACAACCAGATCGAGTTCTTCGCCACCTTCAAGGCCGTCGCCCGCAAGGCGCTGGCGAGGACCGGCGGGCACACCTTCATGGAGTCCTTCTACGCCGCCGTCCGGGACACGGACGACGCGGGCGAGCGGGAGCGGCTGCTGGGGCTCCTGGAGGAGGGGGTCGCCACGCTGACGAAGTCCGAGCGCAGCCTCTTCGAGCGGGCGCTGCGCCGGGTCGAGACCGGCACCCTGGCCGACGAGTTCGCCAAGGACGTGGCGGCCGGGACGCTGCCCGAGGTCTCGTATCTGGTGCCCTCCGCGATCGACTCCGAGCACCCGAGCGTCTCCTCGCCGGTGCACAGCGCCACGATCGTCTACAAGGTCCTCGACGCGCTCGGCAAGCACCCCGACGTGTGGCGGCACACCGCCGTGCTCATCAACTACGACGAGAACGACGGCTTCTTCGACCATGTTCCGCCGCCGGTCGCCCCTCCGGAGGTGACCGAGGAGCAGTGGGAGGGCAAGCCCACCGGCCTCGGGGTTCGGGTGCCGCTGCTGGTCGTCTCGCCGTGGACCGTGGGCGGATACGTCTGCTCCGAGGTCTTCGACCACACCTCCGTCATCCGCTTCCTGGAGCGCTGGACGGGGGTGCGCGAGCCGAACATCAGCGACTGGCGGCGCCAGGTCACCGGGGACCTCACCTCGGCCTTCGACTTCAAGCGGGCCCGCCGGCAGCCGGAGGTGGCCCACCCCGCCGCCATTCCGCCGTTCAGCGGCCGCTGGCAGCCCAAGCCGCCCGCCGTCCAGCAGCGCCCCGTGCAGGAGCCGGGTGCCCGCCCGGCCAGGGCCCTGCCGTACCAGCCCGACGCCCAGGTGCGCCGGGTGGACGGACAGCTGCGGGTGGCCCTCAGCAACACCGGCCGGTCCTCCGCCCACTTCGCGCTGTATCCGTACGCGGCGGAGTTCCCCGCTCCGCAGCACCGCGATGTCAGGGGCACCGCGCAGTGGACGGTGCCCCTGACCGGCGAGGCGTACCGGTTCACGGTGACCGGGCCGAACGGCTTCCGGCGGGAGTTCGAGGGGCCGGCCGAGGGCACCGCCGAGGTCGCGTCCCGGATCGACGCCCATGAGCGCGATCTGCATCTCACCCTGCGCAACACCGGCAGGCGGACGCTCACGTTCACGGTGCGGCCGCTGGCGTACGTCGACGAGGACGACCTCCGGGACTGGACCCGGAAGGTCCGGGTCAAGCCGGGGCGCAGCCGTACGGTCGTGCACTCCGCGGCCGACGCCCACGGCTGGTACGACCTCGAGGTGACGGCCGAGGGGGAGGGCACCTTCCGGCGCCGGCTGATGGGGCACATCGAGAACGGCCGGGCGAGCGTCTCCGGCTGACCCGGCTGACCCGGCTGACCCGGCCGACCCGGCGGGGCGCGGGCACGACGCGCGTGGAGGCGAAGCGACGCGTGCAGACGGCGGGCCCCATGCGTGCAGGAGTGATGTCAAGCCCTGTGACCATGGCCACGAAAGGGACAAACGATCACAGTTGGCTGTCAGAGTGACGGTTCTCAGGTGATGCGACGTTTACCGGAACTTCCTGCTATCTCCGGATAAGGGTCCACGAACCCGCAGGGAGCCGTCCGTTGGCCGCCATCGCTCGCTGGTGCATCAGGCGCCGCCTCGTCGCCGTTCTCATCTGGCTGTTCGCCCTCGGCGGCGCCGCCACGGCGGCGGGCTTCGCGGGGTCCGCGTACTCCAACGACTACGAGGCGCCCGGCACCGAATCCGGCCGGGCCACCGAACTTCTGCGGCAGGGCTTCACGGACCTGGGCGGCGACACGAACACCGTCGTGTGGCACACCACCGGCTCCACGGTCCGGGCCGCCGACGTCGAGCAGACGATGACCCGGACCCTGCACGCGATCGAGGACCTGCCCGGCATCGGGGACGTCACCGGCCCGTACGGGGCCTCCGGCACCGGGCAGATCAGCGAGGACGGCCACACCGCCTACGCCGCGGTCACCTTCGACCACCAGGCCGACGACATCCCGAAGGAACAGGCGCAGGCGCTCGTCGACACCGCGAAGGCGGCCGCGGGCGACGGGCTCCAGGTCGAACTCGGCGGCACCGCCGTCGCCCTCACCGAAGCACCCGCCCTCCATCTCGGGGAGGCCGTCGGGGTGGCCGTCGCCGGGGTCGTCCTCTTCCTGGCGTTCGGCTCGCTCGCGGCCAGCATGCTGCCCCTCGCCACCGCGCTCGTCTCCGTGGGCACGGCCTACGCGGGCATCGTGCTGCTCGGCCATGTGATGACCGTCGCCGACTTCGCACCGATGCTGGGCATGCTCATCGGGCTCGGCGTCGGCATCGACTATGCGCTGTTCATCGTCACCCGGCACCGCCAGGGGCTCAAGCGCGGGATGACGGTCGCCGAGGCGGCGCGGAACGCCGTCACGACGACCGGGCGCGCGGTCGTCTTCGCCGGGGCGACGGTCTGTATCGCCCTGCTCGGCATGCTGATCCTGCGGCTCGGCTTCCTCAACGGCGTCGCGATAGCCGCCTCGCTCACCGTCGTCCTGACCGTGGCCGCCTCGGTGACCCTGCTGCCCGCGCTGCTCTCCTTCATCGGCATGCGGGCACTGAGCCGGCGCGAACGCAGGCAGCTCGCCGAGCGCGGGCCGCAGCCCGAACTCCCCACCGGCTTCGCCGCCCGCTGGTCCGCGTTCGTCGAACGGCACCCCAAACTGCTCGGAGCGGCCGCCGCCGTGATCATGCTGGTCCTCGCACTGCCCACCACCGCGCTCCACCTGGGCACCTCCGACCAGGGCAGCAACCCCGCCACCTCCACCACCCGGCAGGCGTACGACCTGCTGGCCGACGGTTTCGGGCCCGGCGTCAACGGGCCGCTGACGATCGCCGCGCGGCTCGACGGCGCCGACGACCGGCTCGCCCTGGACGGGCTGCCCGCCGTTCTGCGGGCCACCGAGGGCGTCGCGTCGGTCGGTCCCGTCGTCCACAACAACGCCGGCGACACGGCGTTCCTCACCGTCGTACCCACCTCGGCACCGCAGTCGAAGCGGACCAGCGAACTGGTCGACCGGATCCGGGCCGACGTCCTGCCGCCGGTGAGTGACGGCACCTCGCTGCGCGCCCATGTGGGCGGGGTGACGGCGAGCTATGACGACTTCGCCGAGGTCGTCATCGGCAAGCTGCCCCTCTTCGTCGGCGTGGTCGTCGCGCTCGGCTGTCTCCTGCTGCTTCTCGCCTTCCGGTCCATCGGCATCCCGCTGAAGGCCGCCGTGATGAACGTGGCCGCCGTGGCCTCGTCCTTCGGTGTCGTCGTCGCGGTCTTCCAGTGGGGGTGGGGGAGCGAGCTGCTGGGACTGGGCAGCGCGGGGCCCATCGAGCCGTTCCTGCCGGTGATCATGGTCTCGGTGCTCTTCGGCCTCTCGATGGACTACCAGGTCTTCCTGGTGGGGCGGATGTACGAGGAGTGGCTGGAGACGGGGGACAACCGGCGGGCGGTCCGGGTCGGGCTCGCCGAGACCGGCCGGGTGATCAACTCGGCCGCGGTGATCATGATCTCGGTCTTCCTCGCCTTCGTGCTCAGCGGCGACCGGGTCATCTCGATGTTCGGCATCGCACTGGCCGTCGCGGTCGCCCTGGACGCGTTCGTCCTGCGCACCCTGCTGGTACCCGCGCTGATGCACCTGCTCGGCGGGGCGAACTGGTGGCTGCCCCGGCGGCTGGACCGATGGCTGCCGCGGATCAGCATCGAGCCGCCGGACCGCCGGGCGCCGCGTGCGAAAATCCCCGGAGCGCGCGTGGACGAGGAGACCGGACCGGTCGGACGGCGCGCCCACCGAGAACAGCCGTACGAGAAGGAGCACCACCATGTTCGCCGTATCCCTGGGTGACGACGGAGCCGAACTGCGCCCGCTGGAGGTCTGGCAGGCACCGGAGTTCCTGGCCCACATGGACCGGGCACGCGCCCTGGTCGACCCGTGGATCCCGTTCGCGGCCGCCGCCACCGACCTCGCCTCGGCGCGCACCCTGCTCCAGCGGTACGCGGACAAGCAGGCGGCCGACACGGGGCGGCTCTACGGCATCTGGCGCGACGGCACGCTCCTCGGCGGTGTTCTGTTCCGGATCTTCGACGCGGAGTCCGGCAACTGCGAGGTCGGCTGCTGGCTGGAGCCGGCCGGCCAGGGGAGCGGTCTGATCACCCGCGCGATGCGGCACCTGATCGACTGGGCGGTCGACGTCCGCGGAATACACCGGGTCGAGTGGGACGCCTCCGCCGCCAACACCTCCAGCATCGCCGTGGCCAAGCGGCTCGGCATGAAGCGCGACGGCGTCCTGCGCGAGAACTACCTGTACCGCGGGACGCGGCACGACTCGGAGATCTGGTCCGTCCTGGCACCGGAATGGCGTGCTCAGCGGGGCTGAGAGGCAGAGGAGCGCCGCAACGTTAAGAAGGTTCTCATCCGGGCCCCCTAGCGTGCGGCGCATGAACACCACCCCCTCCAAGACCTCCACCGCCCCCGGCACCGTCGACGGCCGCGAGGAGAAGACGGCCACGGAGCCGGACGCCGTGCGGGACACCCCGGGCACGGACGGCGACCGTGACGCACCGGCGAAGGACGACGGGCCGCGCGAGAGCGGCGCGGCCGAGGCGGACAGCGGCGCGGCCGAAGCGGCGGAGAAGGGCGACGCGGCCGAGGCGGACAGCGACGCCTCCGGCACCGTGGCGAAGGACGACGCGGCCGACGACGCCGAGGACCTGCACGACGACGCTCCGGACGACGAGGACCTGGAGCCCGACGCCTTCGCCGAGGCGTCCCGCGGCGTCGGCGCGGGCGCGGCGGCCGTCGTCGCCGCCGCACTCGGCGTCGTCTCCCTGACCGGCGCCTGGTCCGGCCGCGTCGCCGCCGAGCGCGAGACCCTGCTGGGCCAGATCCAGATGTCCGGCGGCGGCAGCGCCGTCCAGCAGATCAACGAGATCTACGGGGACGCCTGGCACACCACCGCCTTCGTCAACGGCCTGTTCGCGCTGCTCGCGCTGCTCGTCGGCGTCGTGGTCCTCGTACGCCCGGCCTTCGGCGCCCCCTCCGACCTCCCGCAGCCCGGCTGGATCCGTGCCGTCGCGCTGGCCGGTGTCGCACTCGGCGTACTCGGCGTCATCATCTCCGCCGGGATGTACCTCGACCTGTTCGTCGCCCTGCCCGACGCGCCCACCGCGCCCACCGGAGGCTGAGCCTCCCCCCGGCCCCGGGGCATGTACGGCGGCCCGAGTGCCCCGGGCCCGTGTCCCTAAGGCGTCCCTCCCCGCGCCTAAGGCCCCCCACCCGCGCGGATACGGAACTCGCCCGATGCGGCGGCACACCCCCGTGGACGACAGTGGGAGCACAGCGGACAGAGCGGGAACAGCGCCCCCGGCCGACCGGCCGGCGAGCCCCGCCGCCGCATGCTGTCATCGGGGAGAAGCACCGTGTACGCGTACGAGCTCCACCAGGTCAACGCCGCCGAGCTGATCCGCCGGGCCGAGGCCCAGCGCACCGTCCGCCGGGCCCTGGTCGCCCGCCGGGCGGAGCGCCGCCCCGGACGCGAGGATCCCGAGGGGCGGGTGACCACGGACCAGGACCGCTTCGCGCACGCCGCCTGAAGGCTGTCCCGCCATCCCTGTTGTCCGCGCCCGGCCAAAGGTGCCCCAGGCAGACCGCCGGATCCGAGCGTATGAAACACGATCTTGTTGAAGGTGCTGGTGGGGCGCAAAACGGTGTCACGGAGCGTGTGCGTACTCGGACGCCCCATCACCAGAAGTAACGATGTCGATTCGAAACCTTGAGATGGCGCCCCTGAGGATCCTCTAGCACCTCTCGCTCATAGGATCTCCTCGTGCTCATAGGGCACTTGGCATTGGTTTCGCGACTCTCCCACGTATCTCGTGTGGCGCATCTGTCGCGCCTCAAGGATGAGCCGCATCGGAGGGGACTGCTGTGTTTGCAACTTCAACATCCGTCACGCCCGCGCGAGGAACCGCCGGTCGTCGGATAGCCGCAACGGCGGCCACGGTTGGACTATTGGTCCTGGGATCCCTTGCTGGGGCCAACAGTGCCTCGGCCGATGGGGAGGACACGCATCACCAGGGTGGTGCGGTGGCCACTCTTGACGGACTGAAGACGTTCGACTCGGCCCGTCTCGACATCGGTGACGGTAGGACAAAGAACATCTCCGCAGGACTGTTCGAGATGACTGTCGAGGGCGGCGGTCGACTGCAGACATACTGCATCGACATCCACAACCCGACTCAGAGCAAGGCCAAATACCTTGAGACCCCGTGGGGTCAGACGTCGCTCGGCGTGAACAAGGACGCCGGAAAGATCCTCTGGATCCTCCGGAACTCGTACCCGCAGGCCGCCGATCTGGGGGCGCTCGCCCAGAAGGCGGGCGCCGGGGAGCTCACCTCCAAGACGGCCGCCGCCGGCACCCAGGTCGCCATCTGGCGGATCTCGGACGGGGTGAAGGTCGAGGCCAAGAACGAACAGGCCGAGAAGCTCGCGGACTGGCTCGAGTCTCAGGCCCAGAACCTTCAGGAGCCGAAGACCTCTCTGACGCTGGAGCCGAACGCGGTATCCGGCAAGTCGGGGGACAAGCTCGGTCCTGTGAAGGTGCGCACCGACGCCGACCGGGTTACCGTCGCTGCCAATGCCGACGGCCTGGCGGCAGGGGTCAAGGTGACCGACAAGAACGGTCAGCCCGTCACGTCGGCCGTCAACGGCACCGATCTGTACTTCGACGTGCCCGCGGGCACGGCCGACGGCAGGGCCTCGCTCACGGCCAAGGCGACCACACAGGTTCCGGTCGGCCGGGCGTTCGCGAGCCCGAGCAAGAGCCAGACACAGATATTGGCCGGCTCCACCGAATCCACGATCGCCGCGGAAGCAACGGCGAACTGGGCCTCGAAGGGTGCTATCCCCTCGGTCACGGCCGAGAAGAACTGCACCGCGGGCGGCATCGACGTCAAGGCCGCCAACGAGGGCGACGCCCCCTTCACCTTCGAGCTCGGCGGTGTCAAGCACACGGTCGGCGCAGGCGAGACGAAGAGCGTGACGGTACCTGTCGGTGAGGACGAGGCGTACGACTTCACCATCGTCGGCCCCAACGGCTTCTCAGAGCGTTTCCAGGGCGTCCTGGACTGCGAGACTCA from Streptomyces sp. NBC_00654 includes the following:
- a CDS encoding GNAT family N-acetyltransferase, producing the protein MFAVSLGDDGAELRPLEVWQAPEFLAHMDRARALVDPWIPFAAAATDLASARTLLQRYADKQAADTGRLYGIWRDGTLLGGVLFRIFDAESGNCEVGCWLEPAGQGSGLITRAMRHLIDWAVDVRGIHRVEWDASAANTSSIAVAKRLGMKRDGVLRENYLYRGTRHDSEIWSVLAPEWRAQRG
- a CDS encoding LAETG motif-containing sortase-dependent surface protein, producing MAATAATVGLLVLGSLAGANSASADGEDTHHQGGAVATLDGLKTFDSARLDIGDGRTKNISAGLFEMTVEGGGRLQTYCIDIHNPTQSKAKYLETPWGQTSLGVNKDAGKILWILRNSYPQAADLGALAQKAGAGELTSKTAAAGTQVAIWRISDGVKVEAKNEQAEKLADWLESQAQNLQEPKTSLTLEPNAVSGKSGDKLGPVKVRTDADRVTVAANADGLAAGVKVTDKNGQPVTSAVNGTDLYFDVPAGTADGRASLTAKATTQVPVGRAFASPSKSQTQILAGSTESTIAAEATANWASKGAIPSVTAEKNCTAGGIDVKAANEGDAPFTFELGGVKHTVGAGETKSVTVPVGEDEAYDFTIVGPNGFSERFQGVLDCETQGTPAPGTGGGGETPSSSPSPTPIKGTTGGTTGGSGDLAETGGSSATPVIAGVAAAFVAAGGAAVFILRRKKTAGQ